One genomic segment of Pseudorca crassidens isolate mPseCra1 chromosome X, mPseCra1.hap1, whole genome shotgun sequence includes these proteins:
- the L1TD1 gene encoding LINE-1 type transposase domain-containing protein 1: protein MKRQKNTQQMKEQDKNPPDLTNEEEIGSLPEKEFRIMIVRLIRNLGDRMDNRMDKMQESVNKDLEELKMKQATMNNTINEIKSTLDGINSRITEAEERISDLEDKIVEITTAEQNKEKRMKRTEDSLRDLWDNIKRTNIRIIGVPEEEEKKKGTEKIFEEIIVENFPNMGKEIVNQVQEAQRVPYRINPRRNTPRHILIKLSKIKYKENILKAAREKQQITHKGIPIRLTADLSAETLQARREWQDILKVLKEKNLQPRLLYPARISFRFDGEIKTFTDKQKLREFSTTKPALQQLLKELL, encoded by the coding sequence atgaaaagacagaaaaacacacagcagatgaaggagcaagataaaaacccaccagacctaacaaatgaagaggaaataggcagtctaccggaaaaagaattcagaataatgatagtaaggttgatccgaaatcttggagatagaatggacaatagaatggacaaaatgcaagaatcagttaacaaggacctagaagaactaaagatgaaacaagcaacgatgaacaacacaataaatgaaattaaaagtactctagatgggatcaatagcagaataactgaggcagaagaacggataagtgacctggaagataaaatagtggaaataactactgcagagcagaataaagaaaaaagaatgaaaagaactgaggacagtctcagagacctctgggacaacattaaacgcaccaacattcgaattataggggttccagaagaagaagagaaaaagaaagggactgagaaaatatttgaagagattatagttgaaaacttccctaatatgggaaaggaaatagttaatcaagtccaggaagcacagagagtcccatacaggataaatccaaggagaaatacgccaagacacatattaatcaaactgtcaaaaattaaatacaaagaaaacatattaaaagcagcaagggaaaaacaacaaataacacacaagggaatccccataaggttaacagctgatctttcagcagaaactctgcaagccagaagggagtggcaggacatattgaaagtgttgaaggagaaaaacctgcaaccaagattactctacccagcaaggatctcattcagatttgatggagaaattaaaacctttacagacaagcaaaagctgagagagttcagcaccaccaaaccagctctacaacaactgctaaaggaacttctctag